In Dromaius novaehollandiae isolate bDroNov1 chromosome 2, bDroNov1.hap1, whole genome shotgun sequence, one DNA window encodes the following:
- the RPA3 gene encoding replication protein A 14 kDa subunit, protein MGDVHDVPRPRIATGHLAQYIGQPVCFVGRVEKIHPTGKLFVLSDGEGKHTTVELSEPLDEEISGVLEVVGRVTNQATIMCMSYVQFREDKSPFDLELYNEAIKIIHEFPEYFPFGPMRNN, encoded by the exons ATGGGGGACGTGCATGACGTGCCGCGGCCGCGTATCGCCACCGGCCACCTGGCGCAGTATATCGGGCAGCCTGTCTGCTTCGTGGGCCGCGTGGAGAAG attcaTCCCACTGGGAAACTCTTTGTCCTTTCGGATGGGGAAGGAAAGCATACAACTGTGGAGCTGAGCGAGCCG CTAGATGAAGAGATATCAGGAGTTCTTGAAGTAGTGGGAAGAGTAACAAATCAGGCAACCATCATGTGTATGTCATATGTCCAGTTCAGAGAAGATAAAAGTCCTTTTG ATCTGGAACTCTACAATGAAGCAATAAAAATTATTCATGAATTCCCTGAATACTTCCCATTTGGTCCTATGAGGAACAATTGA